The proteins below come from a single Oncorhynchus keta strain PuntledgeMale-10-30-2019 chromosome 1, Oket_V2, whole genome shotgun sequence genomic window:
- the igfbp1a gene encoding insulin-like growth factor-binding protein 1a — protein sequence MSGLFHRNLLVAAAVCCSVLVRSVLGSPVLAQEPIRCAPCSPEKLSECPAVAPGCAEVLREPGCGCCLACALKTGDLCGIYTAPCGSGLRCTPRPGDLRPLHSLTRGQAVCTEIPEPESSSVSQNPDQGAADNAETENTAMVSDSGSSLYLHGHSKPFDPRAAADALESMKAKVNAIRKKLVEQGPCHVELQRALEKIAKSQQKLGDKLIRFYLPNCDKHGFYKAKQCESSLDGQKGRCWCVSFWNGKKILGSTDLEGDAECAYEINH from the exons ATGAGTGGATTATTTCACAGAAATTTATTGGTGGCAGCAGCGGTATGCTGCTCTGTGCTGGTCCGGTCTGTCCTGGGGTCCCCGGTGTTAGCGCAAGAGCCGATCCGATGCGCCCCGTGCTCACCGGAGAAGCTGAGCGAGTGTCCAGCGGTGGCGCCCGGCTGTGCGGAGGTTCTGCGGGAGCCTGGTTGTGGATGCTGCCTCGCTTGCGCCCTGAAGACGGGGGATCTGTGCGGAATCTACACGGCGCCATGCGGGTCCGGACTGAGGTGCACCCCGAGACCCGGCGACCTCCGGCCGCTGCACTCCCTCACTCGCGGCCAGGCTGTGTGCACTGAGATCCCCGAGCCCGAAAGCAGCTCTGTGTCCCAAAACCCCG ACCAAGGAGCGGCGGACAATGCCGAGACAGAGAACACTGCCATGGTATCAGACTCCGGCTCCAGCCTCTATCTCCACGGCCACAGCAAGCCCTTCGATCCCCGGGCCGCCGCGGACGCGCTGGAGAGCATGAAAGCCAAAGTTAACGCAATCCGAAAGAAATTGGTGGAGCAG ggtcCCTGTCATGTGGAGTTACAGAGAGCTCTGGAGAAGATCGCTAAGTCACAACAGAAGCTCGGAGACAAACTCATCAGGTTCTATCTGCCAAACTGTGACAAACACGGATTCTACAAAGCCAAacag TGTGAGTCATCTCTTGATGGACAGAAAggcaggtgttggtgtgtgtccttCTGGAATGGAAAGAAGATTCTGGGATCCACTGATCTGGAGGGAGATGCTGAGTGCGCTTATGAGATCAACCACTga